CCGGACGCGCGTGGCTGGTGCTCAGGGCGATGCCCCACGTGCGGCGGGAGCGCTTTTCCCTGCAGGCTGCCCTGGAATCGCGGCATGAAAAAAGCCCTGGCCGTGGGCGCCCTCTGCGCTTCCACCTGCCAAGACCCTCGTTTGCTCTTCTGCTGCCACGCCTCTCGCCGCACGGGCGAGGATGGCTGTTCTGTTGGACCCGCGACCCTGCACACGGCAGGTCGTTGCACTACATGATCCCCGTATCCCCATGTCTTCTCGCACCTCCCTTCCCTCATTCTTGGCTCGGATTCATCGCTGCGACATAGTGCCGATTGCCAGCTTGCTTGTCAAGCTCGGACGTCGCGCCTCTGCTTGTCGAGTGCGGGCCGCTTCTTGCCCCAGAATCAGCCCGCACTCGATGAAGCTCTATCCTGCCAGCTCGCCCGTGATCTCGGTCATTGCGGCGATGCCAGCGTCGATCTCGTCTTCGGTGTTGAGGTGCGAGAAGCTGAAGCGCACGGCTCCCTGGCTCACGGTGCCCAGCGCGCGGTGCATGAGCGGCGCGCAGTGCGCTCCGGAGCGCGTGCAGATGCCGTAGTGCTCGGCCAGCAGGCTCGTGATGCGCCCCGAGTCCACCTCGCCCACGTTGAGCGCCACGACGCCCGTGCGCGCTACGCCGCCGTGACCGCCGTACACGCGCACGCCCGGCAGGTTCGCGACGCCGGTCTCGAAGCGCTCTGTGAGCTCGGCCACGCGTGCGGCCACGTGCTCCACGCCGACGCGCTGCAGGTAGTCGATGCCGGCTGCGAGTCCCGCCAGTCCGTGCGCGTTGAGCGTGCCGGCCTCGAGGCTCTCAGGCATCGCAAGCGGCTGACGCTCGTCGTAGCTGTGCACGCCGGTGCCGCCCTCGAGCAGTGGGCGCACCTCGACGCCTTCCGCCACGCAGAGCCCGCCTGTGCCCTGCGGCCCCAGCAGACTCTTATGTCCGGTGAAGCACAGCACGTCGACGCCGAGGGCAGCCATGTCGACGGGCAGGGCGCCGGCCGTCTGCGCCGCGTCGAGCACGAACAGCGCCCCGACCTCGTGGGCCATGTTCGCCATACGCGCCACGTCGTACACGTCGCCCGTGAGGTTGGAGGCGTGCGTCGCCACGACGAGGCGCGGCCGTCCGGTGCGCAGCAGCTCGCCATAGGCGTCGAAGTCGAGCGAGGCATCGGGGCGGATGGGCGCTACGTCCACGGCGCAGCCTCGCTCGTCGCGCGCGCGGAACAGCGGGCGCAGCACCGAGTTGTGGGAGGCAGCCGTTGTGAGCGCCCGGTCGCCGTCGCGCAGCAGGCCCGCGATGGCGACGTTGAGCGCTTCGGTGACGTTGTAGCCAAAGGCCACGCGCGAGGGGGAGGGGGCGCCCAGCAGCTCGGCAACCTTGCGCCGCGCGTCAAACACCGCCATGTCGGCCGAGATGGCGGCGTCGTGCGCCCCGCGCCCCACGTTGCCAAACGTCGTGAGCGCGCGCACGACGGCGTCGACGACCTCCTGCGGGCGGGCCATGGCCGTGGCGGCGTTGTCGAAGTAGATCATGGGACGGGTATCCTCTCGGGATTATGTGGCACGGACGCTCGTGCGGGCGGGCCGCGCGGACAAGGTGGGACGGCCGGTGGCTTACAGCTCGATGTCGAACACGCCCTCGTGGGTGATGCCGTGTGTTTCAAGCGCTCTTACGACGACGTCGCGCTCGGCGGCCTCGGCGCGCCACGCGAGCCCACAGCCTGCGGAGATGGCCGACGGAATCGGGATGAGCCGCCCGGGGATGCCCAGGCGCTTGGCCGCGTCCTCCATCCCGCATGCATCCGGCGTATTCGCAAACGTGACCACGACGCACGGCCGCTTTTCGAGCATGGAACTCTCCTTCGTTAACGTCGCGAGCCGCTCGGGCCGGTGTGCCGTAAATATACGGCAATCTGCTCTAGCGCCCTACGGTGCAGCAGATGCAAGGCGCGCCGAGGCGAAGCGTATTCGACATACGTGAGCCGAAGCGCAACGCCGCAGATGATGTGCCGTAGGCCGCTAGAGCGTCTCGATAAAGGCGGCGATGCGCGTCTCGATTTGCCCCGAGTCGCCCATGGAGTAGTCGGTCTCGAGCTTCATGTACGGGACGCCGTGCTCCTCCATGACGCGGCCCATGCGCGCGGCCTCGATGTTGAACGTGTGGCATGCCTGCAGCACGGCATCGATGACGCCGTCGACATGGTACTTCTCCACCATGGCCAGCGTGTTCTCCATGCGGCCCTCGTTGGGCGTCATGACGGAGCAGTTGATGTTCAGGTAGCGCTCTGCGATGGCGCGCAGGATGTCGGGCGCCTCTTCGTCGACGAGCAGCTTGTTCGTGCGCTCGCCGGAGCAGTCGTCCAGGCAGACGATGACGCCGCCGTTGGCCTCGATGACCTTGCCCACCTTGTTGATGAGGCCGCCGGAGGGGCAGCCCGTCAGCAGGATGCGCTTTGCGCTGGGAGAGACCTCGCTTTTGCCCTCAGCAGCCTGTGCGGCACGCTGGTTGACGAGCTGCTCGACGCGGTCGGCGAAGTTGTGCACGTCGAAGTTGAACGACCCGGCTAGAAGCGAGCTCATCATCTCGGTGCCGCGCACGGCCGGCGGCTCAGAGGTCTGCAGGTTGTAGAGCTTGATGAGGGCGCGGCGCAGACGGTTGCGCGTGCGCGCGGCCTCGCGCAGGTCGTCATCGGTGATCGTGATTCCGTAGAAGTCCTCGAGATACCCCTTGAACCGCTTGAGCTCCTCGTACCACTCGTCGTGCTCGTAGGAGCGCGAGCGCGAGTTGGGCAGGTGCAGCACGTACGTGTTCTTGAGATCACCGAGCAGCTCGTACATCTTCTTTTTGCCGTCGCACGTCGTCTCGCCCACGATCATGTCGGCGAAGTACGTATAGGGGCACTTCTCCGTAAGCGCGAAGCCGTACGTCGACTTGATGAGCGGGCAGAGGTTCTTGGGCAGCACGGTCTCGGCGGCGGGAATCGTCTCGTCACTCATGCCGCACAGGCCGACGGCCGACACGTGGGCGGCGTCGAGGATCTCGAGCGGGGTGAACGAGCACAGCACGCCGGCAAGGCGCCCTCCGCTCTCCTTGAACTGCTTGACGCGCATGAAGCCGGCCTTGCGCTGCTCGTTGAACTCCTCGAACGTGCGGGGCAGCGGCTCAAGCTCCTCGGTTGAACTCTTCTGAACTTCGGGTTCAATGGTCGTTTCGGCGCTCATATTGGCGTTCCCTCTCTTTTTTCCTATGGTTCGACGGGGTTGCGTGCCTGTTCAGCGCGTCCGGCCCCGCGTTCGTTTCTCTTACAGGTGGGCTGCCGAGATGGCTGCCCCGATGGCACCGGCATAGCGCGCTTGCGGGCGTGTCACCACCTCGTGACCGAGATGTGCGCCGAGCTGGGCGACAAAGTAATCGTTGTCGCACAGGCCGCCCGTCAGGAAGTACGAACCCGCCGCGTCGCCGCTGACCTGCCCTACGAGCGCGGCGACCTTCTTGACGACGCTGCCGATGATGCCGTTGGCGATGTTCTCGCGCGGCTCTCCCTTGCCGACGAGCGAGATGACCTCGCTCTCGGCGAACACGGTGCACATCGTCGAGATCGTTGTGGGCTGGCCGGCGCGCGCAAGGCGTGACAGCTCCTCCTGGCTGACGCCGAGGCGGTTGGCCATGATCTCGAGGAAGCGCCCCGTGCCGGCAGCGCACTTATCGTTCATGACGAACTTCTTTACGTTGCCGCCGGCCAGGTGCATGACCTTCGTGTCCTGTCCGCCAACGTCGACAACGACGCCATCGGGCCCGAACAGATATGCCGCACCGCGCCCGTGGCACGTGATCTCCGTGATGGCCTTGTCGGCATAGGGCACGGCGATGCGGCCGTATCCCGTGGCGACGCATGCGAAGCTTCCCTTGGGATAGCCCGCCTCTTCGAGCATTCCCAGGGCCCGCTCGGCGGCATCGACGCTGCTGTACCCCGTGGGTGCGAGCAGCGTGCGCTCGAGTGCGAGCGAGCCGTCTTTCGCAGCGGTCCTCGCCGCCGCGGCTTCGTCTCCAGCGAAGGCCGTGACTGCCTCGGCAGGCAGTCCCATAACGGCGATCTTCGTTGCGGTCGAGCCGATGTCAACGCCTACGTAGTGCATGGTTCTCCTTGCTGTTCTCCCCCTGGGCGTTCGCGCGCGCCTGTCCTACAGCGTATGCACTGCCACCGTGAGCCGGTCGAGCGCCTCGCGCAGCACATCCGTGGGGCAGGCGATGTTTATGCGTTCGAAGCCGGCGCCGCCCGTTCCGAACGCGGCGCCTTCGTCTCCGAACAGGTGCGCCCTCGTGTGCAGGAATGTTTTGAGCGTGTCTGCGTCCATGTCGAAAGCGCGCATGTCAAGCCACTGCAGGTACGTCCCTTCAAGCGGCATGACCTTGATCTGGGGTAGCTCGCGTGCCACATAGTCTTCGACAAAGCGGCGGTTGCCGTCGAGCACCTCGAGCAGCTCGTCGAGCCAGTTCTCGCACTCGTTGTATGCGCAGGCGCACACCGGGTATGCAAACGCGTTGAGGCTGAACGGGCCGCCGCGCCTGAACCCGAGCCGCTTGAACTTTGTTCGTACTTCCTCATCGGGAATGAAGATGTTCGAGCACTCGAGCCCGGCTAGGTTGAACGTCTTGGACGGGGCGGTGCACACGGCGATGTGACCGAGTTCGTCGTCTGGAATGACGCGTGCCAGCGTCGTGTGCGTGTGTCCGGGCATGATCAGGTCGTTGTGGATCTCGTCGCAGACGATGAACACGCCGTGGGCCAGACAGATCTCGGCGCAGCGGCGCAGCTCGCCGGCCGTCCACACACGGCCGGCGGGGTTGTGCGGGCTGCACAGCAGGATCATCTTTGTCGCAGGGTCGGCGGCCTTGCGCTCAAGGTCGTCGAAGTCCATCTCGTAGTGGGCCTGCGGCGTGCCGTCGCCCACAAGCCGCAGCGGATTTTCGACAAGCGTGCGGCCGGCGCTTTGGACGGCGCTCTTGAACGGGAAGTAGACCGGCGGCTGAATGATGACGCCGTCGCCGGGCTCTGTCAGCGCCTCGACAAAGCGGTAGAGCGCCGGCACGACGCCCGGGCACGTCGCGATCCAGTCGCGCTCGGGCGCCCACTTGTGGCGGCGCTCCTGCCAGCCGATGACCGCTTCATAGTAGGCGTCAGTGGGTCCGGTGTAGCCGAGAATGGCCTCGTCGGCGATGCGATGCAAACACGTGGCGATCTCGGGCTGCTTGACGAACTCCATGTCAGCTACGGACAGCGGCACGACGTCGGCAGGGACATCGGGGCAGTCTTTCAACATCCCGTCCCATTTGGACGAGCCAGTGCCGGCGCGATTGACGCGCGTCGTAAAGTCGTACCGCATAGCATTGCGTCCCATAAGGGGCGCCTCCTATCCTTTGCGAGGCTGCAGCGCCCGATATCGTCCAGCGCGCAGCTCGATGACGTGGAACACGCGGTTGAACGCGAAGCTCAGCACCTCGTAGATGATGGTGACGAGCAGGTAGGCTTCGAGGTAGGCGTAACTCTGGTTTGCCTCGAGCACGCTTGTCGCCATGATCTCGTGGACGCCGACGAAGTACGCCAGCGACGTGCCGTGCAACAGGCCCACGAACAGGCCGTTGAGGTTGGGCAGCGCCGCCACGATGGCCTGGGGCAGCACGATGCGCCTCATGGCTTGGCCGTGCGTCATGCCACACGCCAGCGCCGCCTCCATCTGCGTCGCGTCCACCGAGGCGATGGCCGAGCGCAGCACCTCGCACGAGTACGCCGCCTGGTTGAGCACGAACGTCAGCACGGCGAACACGACGGGCGGCACCGCGGCGACGTTGGCCTCGATCCCGGCGGACAGCAGTGCGTTGTAGATGACGACCGGCATGAAGTAGTACATGACGTAGAGCAGCACCACTTCGGGCACGGAGCGCATCATGGACACAAACACGGCGACGAGCTGGTTGAGGACGGGGATGCGCTTGAGCCGGGCCTGGGCGAGCGCGAAGCCGAGCAGCCAGCCGAGTGGGGCCGAGGCGAACACCATGGCCAGCGTCAGCGGCAGCGCGCTGAGGACCGCGGGGGCCGCTTGGAGCAGGAAATCGACGTCGAAGATCATCGCGGCACCCCCCCTACGCCGTTGCCCGGCGACGCCCGCGCGTCGTCGTGCGCTCGAGGCCCATGAACGCGAGCATGAGCACGACGCACACCACCCAGTAGATGATGGCGACGGAGACGTAGAGCTCGAGGCGATAGGCGCCGTAGTTGGCGGCGGCTATGACGTTTGCGCGCCCCATCATGTCGATGACGCCGATGGAGAACGCCAGTGACGTGCTCTTGAACAGCGAGATGACGAGGTTGCCGAACAGCGGGATGGCCGTGGCGACGGCCTGGGGCAGCACGATGCGGCGCACGGCCTGCGCCTGCGTCATGCCGCAGGCCAGGGCCGCCTCCGTCTGAACGCGCGGCACGGCGAGAAACGACGAGCGCATCATCTCGCCCATGTCGGCGCTGGCGATGAGCGAGAGCGCCGCCACGATGAAGTACACCTTGTTCGCCGCCGCGATGTCTATTCCCGCCGTCGCTTTGAGCACCTGCGGAAGCGCGAAGTACAGCAGGAATATCATCACGAGCGACGGGATGCCGCGCATGAGCGACACCCAGGTGCGAGCGATGACGTGCGCCCAGCGCTTCGAGCCGAGCTGCGCCATGGCGACGAGCAAGCCAAGGGCCATGGCGATGAGCAGCGACGTCACCATGATGAGCAGCGTCAGGGGAAACGCTTGGAGCACCTTGAGTATGAACTCGGGGATTCTCTCCGGGAATACCAGGTAAGTCATCGCGTGCAGAACCTCTCGCTCTTCGGGGACGCTTGCGGGGCGGGCGTGTCGGGCGCGGCGCCGGCGGGACAATGGTACCGCGTGTTGGCGCCGCGCCCGAGGTGCTCAGGCAAACGGGGGCGAAGAAACCCGCTCGGGCGCCCCGGTGCTCCTACTTGCCAGCCTCCTTGGCGTCCGACGCAGCCGAGCTGTCCTTCTGGGCGCTCACGTCGACGAGGACGCCGTCATCGGAGACGGAGTAGTACGTGTCGCCCTTGCCGACGATGATGTCGGCGCCCTCCTTGAGGAAGTCAGCGTTCTCGGCGAACACGTCGCCGCCGAGCCACTTCTTGCCCAGCTCGCCGAGGCTGCCGTCAGACTTTGCCTCCCTGAGCGCCGTCGTGAGGTCGGCCGCCAGACCCTCCATGCCGGGGCGCAGCATGAAGAAGTCTAGGCCGTACGTGACGGTCTCCGTCAGTGCGAGGTCGGTGCCGGCTCCCTGCTGAATGGAGTCAAAGCTCGAGACGAGCGTGTAGCAGGCATCGGCCTGACCGTTGGCGACGGCGCGGAACCAGCTCGCCACATCACCGACGTTCTCGGCTTCGACGAGCTCGATGGCCTCGTCGGGATGCTCGTCGTTGTACTTCACGAGGGCCTGGTAGTAGGCGTTCGTCGGGTTGACGAGCAGCTTCTTGCCAGCCAGGCCATGGACGTCCGTGATGCCGGAGTCCTTGCGCACCGCCGCTGCCATGGGCCCGATGCAGTAGGGCTCCTCGGGGAAGATGAACTTCTCGAGGCGCTCGGGCGTGCGGGCGATGGCGCACGACACGAGGTCGCATGCGCCCGACTGCAGCGAGGCGACCATGCTCTGGAACTGCATGCCGTCGAACTGGAACTGGTACTTTCCGCCGAGCTTCTGTTCGCAGAGCTTCAGGACATCGATGTCATAGCCCTGCAGCTCGTTGTCCTCGTTGACGAAGCAGTACGGCTTCGTCTGGTTCGAGGTGATGATCTTTACGACCTGCGGGTTGTCGGCGGCAAAGGCACGGCACGTCAGAGGGGCAGCCGTGCTGGCGATCGCGAGGCCGGCGGCCAGGCAGAAGAAGCTGCGGCGGGAGATGCCACGCGTGCTGGACGCGGTGGAGTGGGCGCTGTTCATGGGATGTTCTTCTTTCTGTGATGAGGCGAGGAGCTGGATTTTTGTGGCTCCTTCACCGCGCGAGATGGGGGTTACTGAATGCCTGCGACAGACGTGGGCTCGGGATCTGCCTGCTGAGTGTCGGCGGGGATGGGACGGCGGGGCGTCGGGCGATTGGTCGTCTCGCGTTCGGGGCGCAGGGCGACGAGGCCGCCAACTAGGCTGATGCCGGCAATGCCCAGGGCGATGCCGACGAGGTCGTTACGCGACGCTGCGCCGAAGCGGGCAGGGCCGTGCGAAGAGGGGGTGTTCACACTCACGATGTGACCTGCGTTTCTCGAAGACGCGCAACAAGGCGCATGCCGATGCGGGCTGCCCAGACCGGGCGGGTGTTTCGCTCACTCAGGGCGAGGCGCCGCGAGCCGGATGGGGCGACACCGTCGCGGGCCGAGAGCGGTCGGCCTGTTTTTGCGCATAAAAAAAGCCCTTGCCGCGCCCTCTGTTGGCGCCGCCCGGGACCTCTTCTGTGCTGGCTGCTCTTCCGTTGTACCCGCGTCCCTGCACACGGCAGGTCGTCTCTCTACATGACGATCGTCCCTGCCCCTTGCTCCATGGCATCATGTGAACACCCCCTCTCTCCGTAACGTGGGCGCATCGCTGATCTGCGTACTGCGCGCGATGCCCCTTCTCCATCTGCTATCGCGCATCTTGCGACAGGCGTGGAGGCGCCGTCAAGTCGTCTTTGGGCGCGGGAAAACGAAATCCTCCCCAATCGCACGGATTGCTCACGCGAGGTTTTTCTGTCCGCCTGGCTCGATATTGCGTCCATACGCTGCGCGTTTGCGTTTGGTTTGCGTGCGCTGTGGGGTGTTGGCGTATGCTGGATCGTGACGTACAGGTGAAGGATGGCATGTCGTCGGGCCTTGCTGGCCGACGGCGCGGGGGTGGGATTGACATGGGCGCGCAGCGCTCCGCTGACAGCAAGATGCCCGGGACGATGGTGCACGACTCCTCGTACGACTCGATGCCGCACTCGCTCACGAATGCTGAGATCGAGGCGCTCGAGCATGAGCTCTCCACGCGCACGATCGACTCGCGCCACGACTCCCACCTCCATCGCAGCGCCGACCTGCGCAGCCTCAAGCTCCGCTGGGAGAGCGTCATCGAGGACCGGGACGTGCTGGCAAAGGACGCGAGCATTTCCACGAAGTCCTCCATCGTCATGCGCGTCGGCCGGCTCGTGCTGTCAAGCGGTGCGAGCGGCTATCGCGTCGAGAAGGTCATGGGGCACGTGGCGGCTCTGCTCGGGACTTCCTGTCAGGCTGAGGTGGGCCTCGTGTCCATTGACCTGACGATCACGGACGGCCACGCCGCGTTTACCGAGGTCGCCTCCCTTCCGGCGACGGGCGTCAACACGGAGCGCATGCAGATCCTCGAGCGCGTCGTCGACGAGCTCGAGGAGGGGTTGGGCGAGTTGACGGTCAGCGACGTGCATCGTCTGCTCGACACGATCGAGAAGCATCCCGGCCGCTACAGCCCGTGGCAGCAGGGTCTCGCGGCGGGCCTCGCGTGCTGCGCGTTCGTCTTTCTGCTCGGCGGTGGGCTCATCGAGATGTTCGGCGCCCTCGTCGGCGCAGGCATCGGCAACTTCGTGCGCTGCCTCATGCTCAAGCGCCGCATCAACCAGTTCGGTTCCGCCGCGCTCTCCGTTGCTGTTGCGGGTCTGTGCTACGCCGCGACGCTCGCCCTGCTGTCGCTGGTCATCCCCAACGCCATGCACCACGCGGCGGGCTATATCGGCGCGATGCTCTTCGTCATTCCGGGCTTCCCGCTCATCACGAGCGGCCTGGATATCGCGAAGTTCCGCTTTGCCTCGGGCCTCCAGCGGCTGGCGTATGCGCTCACTATCGTCATCGGCGCCACGATCGTGGGGTGGATGATTGCCAAGCTCGTGGCACTGCAGCCCGATGAGTTTGCGCCACTCGGGCTCGATCCGGGCGTGGAGTGCCTGCTACGCGTCGTGGCGAGCTTTGTCGGCGTGTTCGGCTTCTCCGTCATGTTCAACAGCCCGCCGCGCATGTGTCTGGCCGCCGCGCTCATCGGGGCAGTCTCCAACACGGCACGTCTCGAGCTCATCGATTTCGCGGGTATGCCGCCTGAGGCCGCCGCGTTGCTGGGCGCCCTCATCTCGGGCTTGCTCGCGTCCGTTATCGGCCTTCGCTTCACCTTGCCGCGCATCAGCCTGACCGTGCCGTCCATCGTCATCATGGTGCCGGGCCTCTACCTGTACCGCGCGATGTACTACCTGGGCGACCTTAGCGCGATGGCGGCGCTGAGCTGGGGCATGGAGGCGTTCATCATCATACTGTGCCTGCCGATCGGTCTGGCGATCGCGCGCATGCTCACCGACAAGAACTGGCGCTACGACCGATAGGGGCGGCCGGGCCTGCTGGGCGACACGCTGGCTTTGCTCGGGGAGCCTCGCTTCGTGGGCAGAAATCGAGTTCGTGAATGGGCCGTCTGGAAGCCGAGGCTCGCTCGCTGCATGCGACCTGCGGTTTTGCTGGCTGCATGGCGCGCCGTGGTCTCTTCGGTTGCGAGGCGGCATGCATCAGCTCTGTTTCTGTCCGTGGAACGGCGGATCCGATGCGAAAGTGCTCGCGCTGCGGCGACGAGGGACCTTCCGCGCGCCCAAAAAAGCCCGGGGGCGATGGACTTCCCATCCGTCGCCCCCGGGCGCTGCGAGATCTTGTGGCGGACGCCTCGCTGGTCGGGAGGGGCGTCCGCAGACTTAGTCGCGAGAGGCATCCTTTGTCGAACTTGCAGAGTTCGCCTTTGCGTCCTTGGACGAGCTCGCGGAGCCTACCTTTGCGTCGGCGTCCGAGCTCGCCGCGCTCAGCACGCCGTCCTCGACGACGGAGTACACGGACGACCCACCGTCGATCATGATGTCGGCACCGATGGGGAAGTCCGGATAGGCGGCGAATACGTCTTCGCCGAACCACTGCTGCGCCACCTTGCCGAGCGAGCCGTCCTCGCGGGCGGTCGCTAGGGCGGCTGACACGTCGGCGCACAGCTCCTCGTCGCCG
The window above is part of the Coriobacteriia bacterium genome. Proteins encoded here:
- a CDS encoding aminotransferase class V-fold PLP-dependent enzyme, with translation MIYFDNAATAMARPQEVVDAVVRALTTFGNVGRGAHDAAISADMAVFDARRKVAELLGAPSPSRVAFGYNVTEALNVAIAGLLRDGDRALTTAASHNSVLRPLFRARDERGCAVDVAPIRPDASLDFDAYGELLRTGRPRLVVATHASNLTGDVYDVARMANMAHEVGALFVLDAAQTAGALPVDMAALGVDVLCFTGHKSLLGPQGTGGLCVAEGVEVRPLLEGGTGVHSYDERQPLAMPESLEAGTLNAHGLAGLAAGIDYLQRVGVEHVAARVAELTERFETGVANLPGVRVYGGHGGVARTGVVALNVGEVDSGRITSLLAEHYGICTRSGAHCAPLMHRALGTVSQGAVRFSFSHLNTEDEIDAGIAAMTEITGELAG
- a CDS encoding DUF3343 domain-containing protein, encoding MLEKRPCVVVTFANTPDACGMEDAAKRLGIPGRLIPIPSAISAGCGLAWRAEAAERDVVVRALETHGITHEGVFDIEL
- a CDS encoding 2-hydroxyacyl-CoA dehydratase, producing the protein MSAETTIEPEVQKSSTEELEPLPRTFEEFNEQRKAGFMRVKQFKESGGRLAGVLCSFTPLEILDAAHVSAVGLCGMSDETIPAAETVLPKNLCPLIKSTYGFALTEKCPYTYFADMIVGETTCDGKKKMYELLGDLKNTYVLHLPNSRSRSYEHDEWYEELKRFKGYLEDFYGITITDDDLREAARTRNRLRRALIKLYNLQTSEPPAVRGTEMMSSLLAGSFNFDVHNFADRVEQLVNQRAAQAAEGKSEVSPSAKRILLTGCPSGGLINKVGKVIEANGGVIVCLDDCSGERTNKLLVDEEAPDILRAIAERYLNINCSVMTPNEGRMENTLAMVEKYHVDGVIDAVLQACHTFNIEAARMGRVMEEHGVPYMKLETDYSMGDSGQIETRIAAFIETL
- a CDS encoding CoA activase, translated to MHYVGVDIGSTATKIAVMGLPAEAVTAFAGDEAAAARTAAKDGSLALERTLLAPTGYSSVDAAERALGMLEEAGYPKGSFACVATGYGRIAVPYADKAITEITCHGRGAAYLFGPDGVVVDVGGQDTKVMHLAGGNVKKFVMNDKCAAGTGRFLEIMANRLGVSQEELSRLARAGQPTTISTMCTVFAESEVISLVGKGEPRENIANGIIGSVVKKVAALVGQVSGDAAGSYFLTGGLCDNDYFVAQLGAHLGHEVVTRPQARYAGAIGAAISAAHL
- a CDS encoding pyridoxal phosphate-dependent aminotransferase, translated to MRYDFTTRVNRAGTGSSKWDGMLKDCPDVPADVVPLSVADMEFVKQPEIATCLHRIADEAILGYTGPTDAYYEAVIGWQERRHKWAPERDWIATCPGVVPALYRFVEALTEPGDGVIIQPPVYFPFKSAVQSAGRTLVENPLRLVGDGTPQAHYEMDFDDLERKAADPATKMILLCSPHNPAGRVWTAGELRRCAEICLAHGVFIVCDEIHNDLIMPGHTHTTLARVIPDDELGHIAVCTAPSKTFNLAGLECSNIFIPDEEVRTKFKRLGFRRGGPFSLNAFAYPVCACAYNECENWLDELLEVLDGNRRFVEDYVARELPQIKVMPLEGTYLQWLDMRAFDMDADTLKTFLHTRAHLFGDEGAAFGTGGAGFERINIACPTDVLREALDRLTVAVHTL
- a CDS encoding amino acid ABC transporter permease — its product is MIFDVDFLLQAAPAVLSALPLTLAMVFASAPLGWLLGFALAQARLKRIPVLNQLVAVFVSMMRSVPEVVLLYVMYYFMPVVIYNALLSAGIEANVAAVPPVVFAVLTFVLNQAAYSCEVLRSAIASVDATQMEAALACGMTHGQAMRRIVLPQAIVAALPNLNGLFVGLLHGTSLAYFVGVHEIMATSVLEANQSYAYLEAYLLVTIIYEVLSFAFNRVFHVIELRAGRYRALQPRKG
- a CDS encoding amino acid ABC transporter permease; the protein is MTYLVFPERIPEFILKVLQAFPLTLLIMVTSLLIAMALGLLVAMAQLGSKRWAHVIARTWVSLMRGIPSLVMIFLLYFALPQVLKATAGIDIAAANKVYFIVAALSLIASADMGEMMRSSFLAVPRVQTEAALACGMTQAQAVRRIVLPQAVATAIPLFGNLVISLFKSTSLAFSIGVIDMMGRANVIAAANYGAYRLELYVSVAIIYWVVCVVLMLAFMGLERTTTRGRRRATA
- a CDS encoding transporter substrate-binding domain-containing protein, with the protein product MNSAHSTASSTRGISRRSFFCLAAGLAIASTAAPLTCRAFAADNPQVVKIITSNQTKPYCFVNEDNELQGYDIDVLKLCEQKLGGKYQFQFDGMQFQSMVASLQSGACDLVSCAIARTPERLEKFIFPEEPYCIGPMAAAVRKDSGITDVHGLAGKKLLVNPTNAYYQALVKYNDEHPDEAIELVEAENVGDVASWFRAVANGQADACYTLVSSFDSIQQGAGTDLALTETVTYGLDFFMLRPGMEGLAADLTTALREAKSDGSLGELGKKWLGGDVFAENADFLKEGADIIVGKGDTYYSVSDDGVLVDVSAQKDSSAASDAKEAGK
- a CDS encoding threonine/serine exporter family protein, translated to MLDRDVQVKDGMSSGLAGRRRGGGIDMGAQRSADSKMPGTMVHDSSYDSMPHSLTNAEIEALEHELSTRTIDSRHDSHLHRSADLRSLKLRWESVIEDRDVLAKDASISTKSSIVMRVGRLVLSSGASGYRVEKVMGHVAALLGTSCQAEVGLVSIDLTITDGHAAFTEVASLPATGVNTERMQILERVVDELEEGLGELTVSDVHRLLDTIEKHPGRYSPWQQGLAAGLACCAFVFLLGGGLIEMFGALVGAGIGNFVRCLMLKRRINQFGSAALSVAVAGLCYAATLALLSLVIPNAMHHAAGYIGAMLFVIPGFPLITSGLDIAKFRFASGLQRLAYALTIVIGATIVGWMIAKLVALQPDEFAPLGLDPGVECLLRVVASFVGVFGFSVMFNSPPRMCLAAALIGAVSNTARLELIDFAGMPPEAAALLGALISGLLASVIGLRFTLPRISLTVPSIVIMVPGLYLYRAMYYLGDLSAMAALSWGMEAFIIILCLPIGLAIARMLTDKNWRYDR